Proteins encoded within one genomic window of Bombus vancouverensis nearcticus chromosome 4, iyBomVanc1_principal, whole genome shotgun sequence:
- the EndoA gene encoding SH3 domain containing GRB2 like, endophilin-A isoform X7: MAFAGLKKQINKANQYMTEKMGGAEGTKLDVDFMDMERKTDVTYELVEELQMKTKEFLQPNPTARAKMAAVKGISKLSGQAKASTYPQPEGVLGDCMLIYGKKLGEDSIFAQALVEMGEAMKQMADVKYSLDDNIKQNFLEPLHHLQTKDLKEVMHHRKKLQGRRLDFDCKRRRQAKATGKRSASPHFGSPVKSSSPYTGSHVSDDEIRQAEEKFAESLHLAQLGMFNLLENDVEQVAQLATFSEGLLEYHQQCTEILRTLTETLLEKKDEAANKPKMEFIPKTLADLHVDALPTSDAMNGGNFSFHASPLPSPSKSPARTPMTRQPCCTALYDFEAENPGELGFKENDTITLTKKIDENWFEGSLNGRTGYFPVTYVQVVVPLP; the protein is encoded by the exons TATATGACAGAGAAGATGGGCGGAGCGGAAGGAACAAAACTCGACGTTGACTTCATGGATATGGAGAGG AAAACGGATGTCACGTATGAGCTGGTGGAGGAGTTACAAATGAAAACGAAAGAGTTCCTTCAGCCAAATCCAACTGCAAGAGCGAAGATGGCCGCGGTCAAGGGCATCAGTAAGCTCAGCGGTCAGGCAAAAGCCTCGACTTACCCCCAACCAGAAGGTGTTCTCGGCGATTGCATGCTTATTTATGGAAAGAAATTGGGAGAGGATAGTATTTTCG CTCAGGCTCTGGTTGAAATGGGCGAGGCGATGAAGCAGATGGCGGACGTGAAATATTCTCTGGACGACAACATTAAACAAAACTTCCTGGAGCCTCTGCACCATTTgcagaccaaagacttgaaagAAGTGATG CATCACCGGAAAAAGCTTCAGGGACGAAGGCTGGACTTCGATTGCAAGCGGAGACGTCAAGCGAAAG CAACTGGAAAAAGATCAGCCAGTCCTCATTTTGGAAGTCCAGTGAAGTCCTCTTCACCATACACTG GTTCTCACGTTTCAGACGACGAAATTCGTCAAGCAGAAGAGAAATTTGCAGAGAGTCTCCATCTGGCACAATTGGGCATGTTCAACCTTTTGGAGAATGAT GTTGAACAAGTGGCACAGTTGGCAACATTCAGTGAAGGTCTCCTGGAGTACCATCAGCAGTGTACTGAGATTCTAAGAACACTAACAGAGACACTTTTGGAGAA GAAAGACGAGGCAGCGAACAAACCAAAAATGGAATTCATACCGAAGACATTGGCTGATTTACACGTCGATGCATTACCTACATCGGATGCTATGAACGGTGGGAACTTCTCCTTCCACG CTTCGCCCTTGCCATCACCGAGCAAATCGCCAGCCAGGACTCCGATGACAAGACAACCTTGCTGTACAGCTTTGTACGATTTCGAGGCAGAAAATCCTGGAGAACTCGGCTTTAaa GAAAATGATACGATCACTTTGACCAAAAAGATTGACGAGAACTGGTTCGAGGGTAGCCTGAACGGTCGTACGGGTTATTTCCCAGTAACTTACGTGCAAGTCGTAGTGCCATTACCTTAA
- the EndoA gene encoding SH3 domain containing GRB2 like, endophilin-A isoform X3 produces MAFAGLKKQINKANQYMTEKMGGAEGTKLDVDFMDMERKTDVTYELVEELQMKTKEFLQPNPTARAKMAAVKGISKLSGQAKASTYPQPEGVLGDCMLIYGKKLGEDSIFAQALVEMGEAMKQMADVKYSLDDNIKQNFLEPLHHLQTKDLKEVMHHRKKLQGRRLDFDCKRRRQAKATGKRSASPHFGSPVKSSSPYTGSHVSDDEIRQAEEKFAESLHLAQLGMFNLLENDVEQVAQLATFSEGLLEYHQQCTEILRTLTETLLEKKDEAANKPKMEFIPKTLADLHVDALPTSDAMNGASRAGSPIHGDGKRSQLELFPAGNPPQSANASPLPSPSKSPARTPMTRQPCCTALYDFEAENPGELGFKENDTITLTKKIDENWFEGSLNGRTGYFPVTYVQVVVPLP; encoded by the exons TATATGACAGAGAAGATGGGCGGAGCGGAAGGAACAAAACTCGACGTTGACTTCATGGATATGGAGAGG AAAACGGATGTCACGTATGAGCTGGTGGAGGAGTTACAAATGAAAACGAAAGAGTTCCTTCAGCCAAATCCAACTGCAAGAGCGAAGATGGCCGCGGTCAAGGGCATCAGTAAGCTCAGCGGTCAGGCAAAAGCCTCGACTTACCCCCAACCAGAAGGTGTTCTCGGCGATTGCATGCTTATTTATGGAAAGAAATTGGGAGAGGATAGTATTTTCG CTCAGGCTCTGGTTGAAATGGGCGAGGCGATGAAGCAGATGGCGGACGTGAAATATTCTCTGGACGACAACATTAAACAAAACTTCCTGGAGCCTCTGCACCATTTgcagaccaaagacttgaaagAAGTGATG CATCACCGGAAAAAGCTTCAGGGACGAAGGCTGGACTTCGATTGCAAGCGGAGACGTCAAGCGAAAG CAACTGGAAAAAGATCAGCCAGTCCTCATTTTGGAAGTCCAGTGAAGTCCTCTTCACCATACACTG GTTCTCACGTTTCAGACGACGAAATTCGTCAAGCAGAAGAGAAATTTGCAGAGAGTCTCCATCTGGCACAATTGGGCATGTTCAACCTTTTGGAGAATGAT GTTGAACAAGTGGCACAGTTGGCAACATTCAGTGAAGGTCTCCTGGAGTACCATCAGCAGTGTACTGAGATTCTAAGAACACTAACAGAGACACTTTTGGAGAA GAAAGACGAGGCAGCGAACAAACCAAAAATGGAATTCATACCGAAGACATTGGCTGATTTACACGTCGATGCATTACCTACATCGGATGCTATGAACG GGGCAAGTCGAGCCGGGTCTCCGATTCATGGGGATGGGAAGCGCTCGCAGCTTGAGCTATTTCCAGCCGGAAACCCGCCACAATCTGCCAATG CTTCGCCCTTGCCATCACCGAGCAAATCGCCAGCCAGGACTCCGATGACAAGACAACCTTGCTGTACAGCTTTGTACGATTTCGAGGCAGAAAATCCTGGAGAACTCGGCTTTAaa GAAAATGATACGATCACTTTGACCAAAAAGATTGACGAGAACTGGTTCGAGGGTAGCCTGAACGGTCGTACGGGTTATTTCCCAGTAACTTACGTGCAAGTCGTAGTGCCATTACCTTAA
- the EndoA gene encoding SH3 domain containing GRB2 like, endophilin-A isoform X8, whose translation MAFAGLKKQINKANQYMTEKMGGAEGTKLDVDFMDMERKTDVTYELVEELQMKTKEFLQPNPTARAKMAAVKGISKLSGQAKASTYPQPEGVLGDCMLIYGKKLGEDSIFAQALVEMGEAMKQMADVKYSLDDNIKQNFLEPLHHLQTKDLKEVMHHRKKLQGRRLDFDCKRRRQAKATGKRSASPHFGSPVKSSSPYTGSHVSDDEIRQAEEKFAESLHLAQLGMFNLLENDVEQVAQLATFSEGLLEYHQQCTEILRTLTETLLEKKDEAANKPKMEFIPKTLADLHVDALPTSDAMNASPLPSPSKSPARTPMTRQPCCTALYDFEAENPGELGFKENDTITLTKKIDENWFEGSLNGRTGYFPVTYVQVVVPLP comes from the exons TATATGACAGAGAAGATGGGCGGAGCGGAAGGAACAAAACTCGACGTTGACTTCATGGATATGGAGAGG AAAACGGATGTCACGTATGAGCTGGTGGAGGAGTTACAAATGAAAACGAAAGAGTTCCTTCAGCCAAATCCAACTGCAAGAGCGAAGATGGCCGCGGTCAAGGGCATCAGTAAGCTCAGCGGTCAGGCAAAAGCCTCGACTTACCCCCAACCAGAAGGTGTTCTCGGCGATTGCATGCTTATTTATGGAAAGAAATTGGGAGAGGATAGTATTTTCG CTCAGGCTCTGGTTGAAATGGGCGAGGCGATGAAGCAGATGGCGGACGTGAAATATTCTCTGGACGACAACATTAAACAAAACTTCCTGGAGCCTCTGCACCATTTgcagaccaaagacttgaaagAAGTGATG CATCACCGGAAAAAGCTTCAGGGACGAAGGCTGGACTTCGATTGCAAGCGGAGACGTCAAGCGAAAG CAACTGGAAAAAGATCAGCCAGTCCTCATTTTGGAAGTCCAGTGAAGTCCTCTTCACCATACACTG GTTCTCACGTTTCAGACGACGAAATTCGTCAAGCAGAAGAGAAATTTGCAGAGAGTCTCCATCTGGCACAATTGGGCATGTTCAACCTTTTGGAGAATGAT GTTGAACAAGTGGCACAGTTGGCAACATTCAGTGAAGGTCTCCTGGAGTACCATCAGCAGTGTACTGAGATTCTAAGAACACTAACAGAGACACTTTTGGAGAA GAAAGACGAGGCAGCGAACAAACCAAAAATGGAATTCATACCGAAGACATTGGCTGATTTACACGTCGATGCATTACCTACATCGGATGCTATGAACG CTTCGCCCTTGCCATCACCGAGCAAATCGCCAGCCAGGACTCCGATGACAAGACAACCTTGCTGTACAGCTTTGTACGATTTCGAGGCAGAAAATCCTGGAGAACTCGGCTTTAaa GAAAATGATACGATCACTTTGACCAAAAAGATTGACGAGAACTGGTTCGAGGGTAGCCTGAACGGTCGTACGGGTTATTTCCCAGTAACTTACGTGCAAGTCGTAGTGCCATTACCTTAA
- the EndoA gene encoding SH3 domain containing GRB2 like, endophilin-A isoform X2, translated as MAFAGLKKQINKANQYMTEKMGGAEGTKLDVDFMDMERKTDVTYELVEELQMKTKEFLQPNPTARAKMAAVKGISKLSGQAKASTYPQPEGVLGDCMLIYGKKLGEDSIFAQALVEMGEAMKQMADVKYSLDDNIKQNFLEPLHHLQTKDLKEVMHHRKKLQGRRLDFDCKRRRQAKATGKRSASPHFGSPVKSSSPYTDDEIRQAEEKFAESLHLAQLGMFNLLENDVEQVAQLATFSEGLLEYHQQCTEILRTLTETLLEKKDEAANKPKMEFIPKTLADLHVDALPTSDAMNGGNFSFHGASRAGSPIHGDGKRSQLELFPAGNPPQSANASPLPSPSKSPARTPMTRQPCCTALYDFEAENPGELGFKENDTITLTKKIDENWFEGSLNGRTGYFPVTYVQVVVPLP; from the exons TATATGACAGAGAAGATGGGCGGAGCGGAAGGAACAAAACTCGACGTTGACTTCATGGATATGGAGAGG AAAACGGATGTCACGTATGAGCTGGTGGAGGAGTTACAAATGAAAACGAAAGAGTTCCTTCAGCCAAATCCAACTGCAAGAGCGAAGATGGCCGCGGTCAAGGGCATCAGTAAGCTCAGCGGTCAGGCAAAAGCCTCGACTTACCCCCAACCAGAAGGTGTTCTCGGCGATTGCATGCTTATTTATGGAAAGAAATTGGGAGAGGATAGTATTTTCG CTCAGGCTCTGGTTGAAATGGGCGAGGCGATGAAGCAGATGGCGGACGTGAAATATTCTCTGGACGACAACATTAAACAAAACTTCCTGGAGCCTCTGCACCATTTgcagaccaaagacttgaaagAAGTGATG CATCACCGGAAAAAGCTTCAGGGACGAAGGCTGGACTTCGATTGCAAGCGGAGACGTCAAGCGAAAG CAACTGGAAAAAGATCAGCCAGTCCTCATTTTGGAAGTCCAGTGAAGTCCTCTTCACCATACACTG ACGACGAAATTCGTCAAGCAGAAGAGAAATTTGCAGAGAGTCTCCATCTGGCACAATTGGGCATGTTCAACCTTTTGGAGAATGAT GTTGAACAAGTGGCACAGTTGGCAACATTCAGTGAAGGTCTCCTGGAGTACCATCAGCAGTGTACTGAGATTCTAAGAACACTAACAGAGACACTTTTGGAGAA GAAAGACGAGGCAGCGAACAAACCAAAAATGGAATTCATACCGAAGACATTGGCTGATTTACACGTCGATGCATTACCTACATCGGATGCTATGAACGGTGGGAACTTCTCCTTCCACG GGGCAAGTCGAGCCGGGTCTCCGATTCATGGGGATGGGAAGCGCTCGCAGCTTGAGCTATTTCCAGCCGGAAACCCGCCACAATCTGCCAATG CTTCGCCCTTGCCATCACCGAGCAAATCGCCAGCCAGGACTCCGATGACAAGACAACCTTGCTGTACAGCTTTGTACGATTTCGAGGCAGAAAATCCTGGAGAACTCGGCTTTAaa GAAAATGATACGATCACTTTGACCAAAAAGATTGACGAGAACTGGTTCGAGGGTAGCCTGAACGGTCGTACGGGTTATTTCCCAGTAACTTACGTGCAAGTCGTAGTGCCATTACCTTAA
- the EndoA gene encoding SH3 domain containing GRB2 like, endophilin-A isoform X4: protein MAFAGLKKQINKANQYMTEKMGGAEGTKLDVDFMDMERKTDVTYELVEELQMKTKEFLQPNPTARAKMAAVKGISKLSGQAKASTYPQPEGVLGDCMLIYGKKLGEDSIFAQALVEMGEAMKQMADVKYSLDDNIKQNFLEPLHHLQTKDLKEVMHHRKKLQGRRLDFDCKRRRQAKGSHVSDDEIRQAEEKFAESLHLAQLGMFNLLENDVEQVAQLATFSEGLLEYHQQCTEILRTLTETLLEKKDEAANKPKMEFIPKTLADLHVDALPTSDAMNGGNFSFHGASRAGSPIHGDGKRSQLELFPAGNPPQSANASPLPSPSKSPARTPMTRQPCCTALYDFEAENPGELGFKENDTITLTKKIDENWFEGSLNGRTGYFPVTYVQVVVPLP from the exons TATATGACAGAGAAGATGGGCGGAGCGGAAGGAACAAAACTCGACGTTGACTTCATGGATATGGAGAGG AAAACGGATGTCACGTATGAGCTGGTGGAGGAGTTACAAATGAAAACGAAAGAGTTCCTTCAGCCAAATCCAACTGCAAGAGCGAAGATGGCCGCGGTCAAGGGCATCAGTAAGCTCAGCGGTCAGGCAAAAGCCTCGACTTACCCCCAACCAGAAGGTGTTCTCGGCGATTGCATGCTTATTTATGGAAAGAAATTGGGAGAGGATAGTATTTTCG CTCAGGCTCTGGTTGAAATGGGCGAGGCGATGAAGCAGATGGCGGACGTGAAATATTCTCTGGACGACAACATTAAACAAAACTTCCTGGAGCCTCTGCACCATTTgcagaccaaagacttgaaagAAGTGATG CATCACCGGAAAAAGCTTCAGGGACGAAGGCTGGACTTCGATTGCAAGCGGAGACGTCAAGCGAAAG GTTCTCACGTTTCAGACGACGAAATTCGTCAAGCAGAAGAGAAATTTGCAGAGAGTCTCCATCTGGCACAATTGGGCATGTTCAACCTTTTGGAGAATGAT GTTGAACAAGTGGCACAGTTGGCAACATTCAGTGAAGGTCTCCTGGAGTACCATCAGCAGTGTACTGAGATTCTAAGAACACTAACAGAGACACTTTTGGAGAA GAAAGACGAGGCAGCGAACAAACCAAAAATGGAATTCATACCGAAGACATTGGCTGATTTACACGTCGATGCATTACCTACATCGGATGCTATGAACGGTGGGAACTTCTCCTTCCACG GGGCAAGTCGAGCCGGGTCTCCGATTCATGGGGATGGGAAGCGCTCGCAGCTTGAGCTATTTCCAGCCGGAAACCCGCCACAATCTGCCAATG CTTCGCCCTTGCCATCACCGAGCAAATCGCCAGCCAGGACTCCGATGACAAGACAACCTTGCTGTACAGCTTTGTACGATTTCGAGGCAGAAAATCCTGGAGAACTCGGCTTTAaa GAAAATGATACGATCACTTTGACCAAAAAGATTGACGAGAACTGGTTCGAGGGTAGCCTGAACGGTCGTACGGGTTATTTCCCAGTAACTTACGTGCAAGTCGTAGTGCCATTACCTTAA
- the EndoA gene encoding SH3 domain containing GRB2 like, endophilin-A isoform X9 — protein sequence MAFAGLKKQINKANQYMTEKMGGAEGTKLDVDFMDMERKTDVTYELVEELQMKTKEFLQPNPTARAKMAAVKGISKLSGQAKASTYPQPEGVLGDCMLIYGKKLGEDSIFAQALVEMGEAMKQMADVKYSLDDNIKQNFLEPLHHLQTKDLKEVMHHRKKLQGRRLDFDCKRRRQAKGSHVSDDEIRQAEEKFAESLHLAQLGMFNLLENDVEQVAQLATFSEGLLEYHQQCTEILRTLTETLLEKKDEAANKPKMEFIPKTLADLHVDALPTSDAMNGGNFSFHASPLPSPSKSPARTPMTRQPCCTALYDFEAENPGELGFKENDTITLTKKIDENWFEGSLNGRTGYFPVTYVQVVVPLP from the exons TATATGACAGAGAAGATGGGCGGAGCGGAAGGAACAAAACTCGACGTTGACTTCATGGATATGGAGAGG AAAACGGATGTCACGTATGAGCTGGTGGAGGAGTTACAAATGAAAACGAAAGAGTTCCTTCAGCCAAATCCAACTGCAAGAGCGAAGATGGCCGCGGTCAAGGGCATCAGTAAGCTCAGCGGTCAGGCAAAAGCCTCGACTTACCCCCAACCAGAAGGTGTTCTCGGCGATTGCATGCTTATTTATGGAAAGAAATTGGGAGAGGATAGTATTTTCG CTCAGGCTCTGGTTGAAATGGGCGAGGCGATGAAGCAGATGGCGGACGTGAAATATTCTCTGGACGACAACATTAAACAAAACTTCCTGGAGCCTCTGCACCATTTgcagaccaaagacttgaaagAAGTGATG CATCACCGGAAAAAGCTTCAGGGACGAAGGCTGGACTTCGATTGCAAGCGGAGACGTCAAGCGAAAG GTTCTCACGTTTCAGACGACGAAATTCGTCAAGCAGAAGAGAAATTTGCAGAGAGTCTCCATCTGGCACAATTGGGCATGTTCAACCTTTTGGAGAATGAT GTTGAACAAGTGGCACAGTTGGCAACATTCAGTGAAGGTCTCCTGGAGTACCATCAGCAGTGTACTGAGATTCTAAGAACACTAACAGAGACACTTTTGGAGAA GAAAGACGAGGCAGCGAACAAACCAAAAATGGAATTCATACCGAAGACATTGGCTGATTTACACGTCGATGCATTACCTACATCGGATGCTATGAACGGTGGGAACTTCTCCTTCCACG CTTCGCCCTTGCCATCACCGAGCAAATCGCCAGCCAGGACTCCGATGACAAGACAACCTTGCTGTACAGCTTTGTACGATTTCGAGGCAGAAAATCCTGGAGAACTCGGCTTTAaa GAAAATGATACGATCACTTTGACCAAAAAGATTGACGAGAACTGGTTCGAGGGTAGCCTGAACGGTCGTACGGGTTATTTCCCAGTAACTTACGTGCAAGTCGTAGTGCCATTACCTTAA
- the EndoA gene encoding SH3 domain containing GRB2 like, endophilin-A isoform X1 has translation MAFAGLKKQINKANQYMTEKMGGAEGTKLDVDFMDMERKTDVTYELVEELQMKTKEFLQPNPTARAKMAAVKGISKLSGQAKASTYPQPEGVLGDCMLIYGKKLGEDSIFAQALVEMGEAMKQMADVKYSLDDNIKQNFLEPLHHLQTKDLKEVMHHRKKLQGRRLDFDCKRRRQAKATGKRSASPHFGSPVKSSSPYTGSHVSDDEIRQAEEKFAESLHLAQLGMFNLLENDVEQVAQLATFSEGLLEYHQQCTEILRTLTETLLEKKDEAANKPKMEFIPKTLADLHVDALPTSDAMNGGNFSFHGASRAGSPIHGDGKRSQLELFPAGNPPQSANASPLPSPSKSPARTPMTRQPCCTALYDFEAENPGELGFKENDTITLTKKIDENWFEGSLNGRTGYFPVTYVQVVVPLP, from the exons TATATGACAGAGAAGATGGGCGGAGCGGAAGGAACAAAACTCGACGTTGACTTCATGGATATGGAGAGG AAAACGGATGTCACGTATGAGCTGGTGGAGGAGTTACAAATGAAAACGAAAGAGTTCCTTCAGCCAAATCCAACTGCAAGAGCGAAGATGGCCGCGGTCAAGGGCATCAGTAAGCTCAGCGGTCAGGCAAAAGCCTCGACTTACCCCCAACCAGAAGGTGTTCTCGGCGATTGCATGCTTATTTATGGAAAGAAATTGGGAGAGGATAGTATTTTCG CTCAGGCTCTGGTTGAAATGGGCGAGGCGATGAAGCAGATGGCGGACGTGAAATATTCTCTGGACGACAACATTAAACAAAACTTCCTGGAGCCTCTGCACCATTTgcagaccaaagacttgaaagAAGTGATG CATCACCGGAAAAAGCTTCAGGGACGAAGGCTGGACTTCGATTGCAAGCGGAGACGTCAAGCGAAAG CAACTGGAAAAAGATCAGCCAGTCCTCATTTTGGAAGTCCAGTGAAGTCCTCTTCACCATACACTG GTTCTCACGTTTCAGACGACGAAATTCGTCAAGCAGAAGAGAAATTTGCAGAGAGTCTCCATCTGGCACAATTGGGCATGTTCAACCTTTTGGAGAATGAT GTTGAACAAGTGGCACAGTTGGCAACATTCAGTGAAGGTCTCCTGGAGTACCATCAGCAGTGTACTGAGATTCTAAGAACACTAACAGAGACACTTTTGGAGAA GAAAGACGAGGCAGCGAACAAACCAAAAATGGAATTCATACCGAAGACATTGGCTGATTTACACGTCGATGCATTACCTACATCGGATGCTATGAACGGTGGGAACTTCTCCTTCCACG GGGCAAGTCGAGCCGGGTCTCCGATTCATGGGGATGGGAAGCGCTCGCAGCTTGAGCTATTTCCAGCCGGAAACCCGCCACAATCTGCCAATG CTTCGCCCTTGCCATCACCGAGCAAATCGCCAGCCAGGACTCCGATGACAAGACAACCTTGCTGTACAGCTTTGTACGATTTCGAGGCAGAAAATCCTGGAGAACTCGGCTTTAaa GAAAATGATACGATCACTTTGACCAAAAAGATTGACGAGAACTGGTTCGAGGGTAGCCTGAACGGTCGTACGGGTTATTTCCCAGTAACTTACGTGCAAGTCGTAGTGCCATTACCTTAA
- the EndoA gene encoding SH3 domain containing GRB2 like, endophilin-A isoform X10 — protein MAFAGLKKQINKANQYMTEKMGGAEGTKLDVDFMDMERKTDVTYELVEELQMKTKEFLQPNPTARAKMAAVKGISKLSGQAKASTYPQPEGVLGDCMLIYGKKLGEDSIFAQALVEMGEAMKQMADVKYSLDDNIKQNFLEPLHHLQTKDLKEVMHHRKKLQGRRLDFDCKRRRQAKDDEIRQAEEKFAESLHLAQLGMFNLLENDVEQVAQLATFSEGLLEYHQQCTEILRTLTETLLEKKDEAANKPKMEFIPKTLADLHVDALPTSDAMNGGNFSFHASPLPSPSKSPARTPMTRQPCCTALYDFEAENPGELGFKENDTITLTKKIDENWFEGSLNGRTGYFPVTYVQVVVPLP, from the exons TATATGACAGAGAAGATGGGCGGAGCGGAAGGAACAAAACTCGACGTTGACTTCATGGATATGGAGAGG AAAACGGATGTCACGTATGAGCTGGTGGAGGAGTTACAAATGAAAACGAAAGAGTTCCTTCAGCCAAATCCAACTGCAAGAGCGAAGATGGCCGCGGTCAAGGGCATCAGTAAGCTCAGCGGTCAGGCAAAAGCCTCGACTTACCCCCAACCAGAAGGTGTTCTCGGCGATTGCATGCTTATTTATGGAAAGAAATTGGGAGAGGATAGTATTTTCG CTCAGGCTCTGGTTGAAATGGGCGAGGCGATGAAGCAGATGGCGGACGTGAAATATTCTCTGGACGACAACATTAAACAAAACTTCCTGGAGCCTCTGCACCATTTgcagaccaaagacttgaaagAAGTGATG CATCACCGGAAAAAGCTTCAGGGACGAAGGCTGGACTTCGATTGCAAGCGGAGACGTCAAGCGAAAG ACGACGAAATTCGTCAAGCAGAAGAGAAATTTGCAGAGAGTCTCCATCTGGCACAATTGGGCATGTTCAACCTTTTGGAGAATGAT GTTGAACAAGTGGCACAGTTGGCAACATTCAGTGAAGGTCTCCTGGAGTACCATCAGCAGTGTACTGAGATTCTAAGAACACTAACAGAGACACTTTTGGAGAA GAAAGACGAGGCAGCGAACAAACCAAAAATGGAATTCATACCGAAGACATTGGCTGATTTACACGTCGATGCATTACCTACATCGGATGCTATGAACGGTGGGAACTTCTCCTTCCACG CTTCGCCCTTGCCATCACCGAGCAAATCGCCAGCCAGGACTCCGATGACAAGACAACCTTGCTGTACAGCTTTGTACGATTTCGAGGCAGAAAATCCTGGAGAACTCGGCTTTAaa GAAAATGATACGATCACTTTGACCAAAAAGATTGACGAGAACTGGTTCGAGGGTAGCCTGAACGGTCGTACGGGTTATTTCCCAGTAACTTACGTGCAAGTCGTAGTGCCATTACCTTAA
- the EndoA gene encoding SH3 domain containing GRB2 like, endophilin-A isoform X5, with translation MAFAGLKKQINKANQYMTEKMGGAEGTKLDVDFMDMERKTDVTYELVEELQMKTKEFLQPNPTARAKMAAVKGISKLSGQAKASTYPQPEGVLGDCMLIYGKKLGEDSIFAQALVEMGEAMKQMADVKYSLDDNIKQNFLEPLHHLQTKDLKEVMHHRKKLQGRRLDFDCKRRRQAKDDEIRQAEEKFAESLHLAQLGMFNLLENDVEQVAQLATFSEGLLEYHQQCTEILRTLTETLLEKKDEAANKPKMEFIPKTLADLHVDALPTSDAMNGGNFSFHGASRAGSPIHGDGKRSQLELFPAGNPPQSANASPLPSPSKSPARTPMTRQPCCTALYDFEAENPGELGFKENDTITLTKKIDENWFEGSLNGRTGYFPVTYVQVVVPLP, from the exons TATATGACAGAGAAGATGGGCGGAGCGGAAGGAACAAAACTCGACGTTGACTTCATGGATATGGAGAGG AAAACGGATGTCACGTATGAGCTGGTGGAGGAGTTACAAATGAAAACGAAAGAGTTCCTTCAGCCAAATCCAACTGCAAGAGCGAAGATGGCCGCGGTCAAGGGCATCAGTAAGCTCAGCGGTCAGGCAAAAGCCTCGACTTACCCCCAACCAGAAGGTGTTCTCGGCGATTGCATGCTTATTTATGGAAAGAAATTGGGAGAGGATAGTATTTTCG CTCAGGCTCTGGTTGAAATGGGCGAGGCGATGAAGCAGATGGCGGACGTGAAATATTCTCTGGACGACAACATTAAACAAAACTTCCTGGAGCCTCTGCACCATTTgcagaccaaagacttgaaagAAGTGATG CATCACCGGAAAAAGCTTCAGGGACGAAGGCTGGACTTCGATTGCAAGCGGAGACGTCAAGCGAAAG ACGACGAAATTCGTCAAGCAGAAGAGAAATTTGCAGAGAGTCTCCATCTGGCACAATTGGGCATGTTCAACCTTTTGGAGAATGAT GTTGAACAAGTGGCACAGTTGGCAACATTCAGTGAAGGTCTCCTGGAGTACCATCAGCAGTGTACTGAGATTCTAAGAACACTAACAGAGACACTTTTGGAGAA GAAAGACGAGGCAGCGAACAAACCAAAAATGGAATTCATACCGAAGACATTGGCTGATTTACACGTCGATGCATTACCTACATCGGATGCTATGAACGGTGGGAACTTCTCCTTCCACG GGGCAAGTCGAGCCGGGTCTCCGATTCATGGGGATGGGAAGCGCTCGCAGCTTGAGCTATTTCCAGCCGGAAACCCGCCACAATCTGCCAATG CTTCGCCCTTGCCATCACCGAGCAAATCGCCAGCCAGGACTCCGATGACAAGACAACCTTGCTGTACAGCTTTGTACGATTTCGAGGCAGAAAATCCTGGAGAACTCGGCTTTAaa GAAAATGATACGATCACTTTGACCAAAAAGATTGACGAGAACTGGTTCGAGGGTAGCCTGAACGGTCGTACGGGTTATTTCCCAGTAACTTACGTGCAAGTCGTAGTGCCATTACCTTAA